GTTGCACTTTCAATCGGCTCATATAGAGAGCTGCAAAGCCAACAATAATAATTAACAGTGCTGTCCCCCAAATTAAGTAATTGTATTTTTCGGTCTGTTTATGTGCTGAAAACCATTTGGCATATATCTTATGAAACTCTGATGTCTTGGCAAAGTCAGAAGACGTTTTCTCTAATCTGGATAATAAGTCGGGCAGCCCCTTTCTTACAGCTATCCCCCTGTGAATTGTTTTCATAGGTGGCTCAAGGGCTCTGATTTTAGTATTTAACCCAAGCTGAGTAGCGAGCTTCCAAGTAACTGGCGCAGGATAAGCAACAGCATCTACGCGTCCACTTAGTAGCCCAAGTATAGCATCTTGCAGAGTGGGGAAAATTTTAGTGTCTAAATCATCTTGAACGGAAATTAGTCGAGCCCCAATATTTGTATGAACGCCACCCACAATATGACCTGAAAGATCAGTCGGATTAACAAAGGTCGAACCTTTTTTTACGAAGAGCTTTATTTCAAATTTTTCAATCGGCGATGTGAATCGAGAATATTCTTTTCTTTTAGAAGAGATCCCTAGATTGGGAATAAGGTCAGCACTACCATCCTTAAGAGCTTCATGAACTTCAGGCCACGAAGAATATACTTTGTAGGTTATCTTGATTTTTTCTTTCTTAGCAATTGCATTAAGCACATCAATTGCAAACCCAGTTGGTTGACCTGAAGAGGTTAAGGAATAGTGAGGAGGGAAATTTGCTGGCATTGCAGCAATATACTCATCCTTTGCAAAGGATGAGTTAGAAGCAACTATTGTAATTAAGAAAACAAATAAAGAGTATATGTGGAAGTATAAGAGACTCTTTATGCTAATGAGAACATGCATTTACTGTGTCCCATCATATTTTTTGAGTATTTTTTGAACAACTCCATTTGATTTAATTCTATCAAATGCATCTGTAATATGTTGATATGGGATTTCTGACTGCTTTGAGACAACACATTGTATTGGGACAGAGTTTTTACTGGTGAAAACCGTCGTGATTTTATCTTCATAGCCAAAGGCTTTTACTAGGTAGTTCAATTTCATCCGGCCATCGACAACGGCATCAATAGTACCACTATTCAACTTCTCTAAATTTGCAATAAGATTTGAAGCATCTCTTCTCTTTGCTAACCCATTTTTTATAATAGGGTCGATTGAATGCGGATAATTGAAGCCACTAATAGTTCCAATTTTAAGGCCCTTTAAGCTATTGATGCTTGATACATGTACAGCATCTGCCTTTCGCATTATGATGATTTCGTGATCATCATATAATGGAACGGTCCATTTTACTCCTTCTAATTCCCCTAACCATTTGGGTGATGTTAAACAAAGAACATCAACAGTACCCTTGGTGATCGCATCAACAGAACGCTTTCTTGGGATATGACTGAAGTGGCTCTTTGCATTTAGTTCTTTTGCTACAGAAGTTGCAATATCTTTAAGGAGTCCTGTTACCAGGTAATCTTCAAAATGAAATACAAATGGCGGCGGCATATGTTTGCCAGAGCCAAATGTAAGGATTGGTTTTTCATCTGCCAATGTAATGTTTGGGGCGAGTGCAAACACTATAAGGATAAGGGATATGACCATTGATTTTAACAGTTTCATTTAAACCTCCCTTAAATCACCAGTGTCAGGAATTATGCTAATCTTCCAACTGTCCCAAGTCTACAATTACCTATAGTAATTATAAGTCTCTCTCTAAAAGGCCTATAAATATATGATGGCAGTCACAATGGAACACCGTGTCACTCTTTGACTCTCTTTTGATGATGACCTACTCTAAGGAGACTTATAATATAGGCCTCTTTCAATCTCCTTTTTCCTCGGACCTTAAAAGGATAGCCGTCAATATGATGAGAACTTTCGCAACACTCATTGTTTTCATGACTTGCTTTCTTTCACACACAAACTCTGCCTTCAGTGAAGACAAACTATTTATAATGACGGAGGAGTTTCCGCCATTTAACTACACTGTTGATGGGAAACTTGAGGGTATCGCAGTTGAGATCGTTTCCGCGATTCAGGCTCGAT
This sequence is a window from Candidatus Terasakiella magnetica. Protein-coding genes within it:
- a CDS encoding substrate-binding periplasmic protein translates to MKLLKSMVISLILIVFALAPNITLADEKPILTFGSGKHMPPPFVFHFEDYLVTGLLKDIATSVAKELNAKSHFSHIPRKRSVDAITKGTVDVLCLTSPKWLGELEGVKWTVPLYDDHEIIIMRKADAVHVSSINSLKGLKIGTISGFNYPHSIDPIIKNGLAKRRDASNLIANLEKLNSGTIDAVVDGRMKLNYLVKAFGYEDKITTVFTSKNSVPIQCVVSKQSEIPYQHITDAFDRIKSNGVVQKILKKYDGTQ